DNA from Rhizobacter sp. J219:
GCCAGGCCGTGGAGCTGGGTCATCAGCTTGTCGACGTCGGCCGCGTGCAGGCCGGTGGTGGGCTCGTCCAGCACGTAGAGCGTGTCGCCGCGCTGGGTGCGCTGCAGTTCGGTCGCGAGCTTGATGCGCTGCGCTTCACCGCCGGAAAGCTCGGTGGCCGGCTGGCCCAGGCGCAGGTAGCCGAGGCCGATGTCCTGCAGCAGCTGCAGGGGCCGCTGCAACGCGGCCTCGTCGGCAAAGAACTCCAGCGCCTGGCCGACCGTCATCGCCAGCACCTCGGCAATGTTCTTGCCGTGGAATTGCACCTTGAGCGTCTGCTCGTTGTAGCGCGCGCCGTGGCAGGTGGGGCAGGGCGCGTACACGCTGGGCATGAAGAGCAGTTCCACGCTGACGAAGCCCTCGCCTTCGCAGGTCGCACAGCGGCCCTTGGGCACGTTGAACGAGAAGCGGCCGGCGTCGAACCGCCGCGAGCGTGCACCAGGGGTGGCGGCGAAGAGCTTGCGCACATGGTCGAAGAGGCCGGTATAGGTGGCCAGGTTGGACCGCGGCGTGCGGCCGATCGGCTTCTGGTCGACGCGCACCAGCCGGCGGATGGCCTCCATGCCCGCGGTGATGCGGCCGTGCGCCAGTTCGGCGATCTCACGGGCGGCATCGTCACCCTCCTCGTCGGCGGGGGGTGGCTCATGGCCAAGCTGCGCCGACGCGAGCTGCACCAGCGCCTGGCTCACCAGGCTCGACTTGCCCGAGCCCGACACGCCGGTGACGCAGGTGAAGGCGCCGATCGGAAAACGCGCCGCCACGCCACGCAGGTTGTGGCAGGTGACGGCTTCGAGTTCGAGCCAGCGCGTGACCGGACGCTGCGCCGTCTGCAAGGGCCGCTCGCCGAAGAGGTGCCTCGCGGTGTGCGAGCCGGCCACGCCCTGCAGGCCTGCGGGCGGCCCGCTGTAGAGCACGCGGCCGCCGAGCTCGCCGGCGTCGGGCCCCACGTCGACGATCCAGTCTGCACGGCGCATCAGCGACAGGTCGTGCTCGACGATGAAGAGCGAGTTACCGCCGTCCTTCAGGCGGCCCAGCGCACGCAGCAGCGCCTCGCCGTCGGCGGGGTGCAGGCCGGCCGAGGGCTCGTCGAGCACGTAGACGACGCCGAAGAGGTTGGAACGGATTTGCGCCGCAAGCCGCACCCGCTGCAGCTCGCCGGGCGAGAGCGTGGGCGTGTTGCGCTCCAGAGCGAGGTAGCCCAGGCCCAGGTCGCACAGGGTGCTGACACGTTCAAGCACGTCGTGCGCGATGCGCTGGGCGGCGATGCGCTTTTCTTCCGACAGGTGCGGCGTGAGGCGCACGTTGGGCGCGGCCGCGTGTGCCGACCCGCCGGCGGCGACGCGGCGCTGGGTCTGGTCGCGCACGGCCGAGCGGCTGAGCGCCGAAGGCGCATCGCCCGCGGTGTCGAAGCGGCCGGCGGCGGCTGGTGCCAGCACCTCCGCCACCCGGGTGAGCGGCACCTGCGAGAGCTCCCCGATGTCGAGCCCGGCGAAGGTGACGGACAGCGCCTCGCGCTTGAGCCGCTTGCCCTGGCACTGCGCACACACGCTGCCCACCATGTAGCGCGAGACGCGCTTCTTCATCAGCGCGCTCTGCGTGGTGGCGAAGGTCTGCAGCACGTACTTGCGGGCGCCGATGAAGGTGCCCTGGTAGCTGGGCTCCATCTTGCGGCGCAGGGCGGCGCGCGTCTCGGCGGGCGTGAAGCCGGCGTAGACCGGCACGGTCGGCTGCTCGTCGGTGAAGAGGATCCACTGGCGGTCCTTCTTCGGCAGGTCGCGCCACGGGGTGTCGACGTCGTAGCCCAGCGTGACGAGGATGTCGCGCAGGTTCTGCCCGTGCCAGGCGGGTGGCCAGGCGGCAATGGCGCGCTCGCGGATGGTCAGCGAGTCGTCGGGCACCATCGACTTCTCGGTCACCTCGTACACGTGGCCCAGGCCGTGGCATGCCGGGCAGGCGCCCTGCGGCGTGTTGGGCGAGAAGTCTTCGGCGTACAGCATGGCCTGGCCGCGGGGGTAGGTGCCGGCGCGCGAATAGAGCATGCGCAGCAGGCTGCCGATGGAGGTCACGCTTGCAATCGACGAGCGCATGCTGGGCGTGCCGCGCTGCTGCTGCAGCGCGACGGCCGGCGGCAGCCCGTCGATCGAGTCGACGTCGGGCACGCCCACCTGGTCGATCAGCCGGCGCGCGTAAGGCGCGACCGATTCGAAGTAGCGCCGCTGCGCCTCGGCGTAGAGCGTGCCGAAGGCCAGCGACGACTTGCCCGAGCCCGAGACCCCGCTGAAGACCACCAGCGCATCACGCGGCACGTCGAGGTCGACGTTCTTCAGGTTGTGCTCGCGGGCGCCGCGCACACGCACGCAGTGCTGGGGATCGTTGTTCGGCATGGCCGAGGATAGGGCAATCGACATGCCCCTGCCGGGGGCGTCCGACGCCTCCGCCCCTCGCATACGATTGCGCGCATGCGCTCCGCCCTCACCCCACCCGCGCCGCGCGACAGCGCCGAAGCCGAGCTCCACCCCTTCGGGCGGCCCGCCGGTGGCGTGCGGCAGCGGCTCTACCGCGTCATCTTCGAGTCCGACACGCGCGCCGGCAAGCTCTTCGACGAGGTGCTGATCGGGCTCATCCTCGCGAGCGTGGCGGTGGTGGTGCTCGACAGCATCGCCTCCATCCACGCGAAGTACGGCGGCCTCTTCACCGTGCTGGAGTGGAGCTTCACGCTCATCTTCACGCTGGAATACGTCGCGCGGCTGATTTGCGTGCAGCGCCCGCTTCGCTACGCGCGCAGCGTCTTCGGCGTGATCGACCTGGTGGCGGTGCTGCCCACCTACCTGGCCATCCTGGTGCCGGGGTTGCACGCGCTGATCGACGTGCGGGTGCTGCGGCTCCTGCGCATCTTCCGCATCTTCAAGCTCAGCGCCTACATCGCCGAATACGGCGCGCTCGGGCGGGCGCTCTACGAGTCGCGCCGCAAGATCCTCGTCTTCCTGTCGTTCGTGCTGCTGGTGGTGCTCATCATGGGCACGCTGATGTACGTGGTGGAAGGGCCGCAGCACGGCTTCCACAACATCCCGACCGGCGTGTACTGGGCGATCACCACGATGACCACCGTGGGCTTCGGCGACATCACGCCCAA
Protein-coding regions in this window:
- a CDS encoding ion transporter; the encoded protein is MRSALTPPAPRDSAEAELHPFGRPAGGVRQRLYRVIFESDTRAGKLFDEVLIGLILASVAVVVLDSIASIHAKYGGLFTVLEWSFTLIFTLEYVARLICVQRPLRYARSVFGVIDLVAVLPTYLAILVPGLHALIDVRVLRLLRIFRIFKLSAYIAEYGALGRALYESRRKILVFLSFVLLVVLIMGTLMYVVEGPQHGFHNIPTGVYWAITTMTTVGFGDITPKTDLGRFIASLMMLLGWGTLAVPTGIVSAEFTAQKLRPRTRHCVACGSDGHSMSDRFCRDCGAALPPVAPLPAAR
- a CDS encoding excinuclease ABC subunit UvrA, translating into MPNNDPQHCVRVRGAREHNLKNVDLDVPRDALVVFSGVSGSGKSSLAFGTLYAEAQRRYFESVAPYARRLIDQVGVPDVDSIDGLPPAVALQQQRGTPSMRSSIASVTSIGSLLRMLYSRAGTYPRGQAMLYAEDFSPNTPQGACPACHGLGHVYEVTEKSMVPDDSLTIRERAIAAWPPAWHGQNLRDILVTLGYDVDTPWRDLPKKDRQWILFTDEQPTVPVYAGFTPAETRAALRRKMEPSYQGTFIGARKYVLQTFATTQSALMKKRVSRYMVGSVCAQCQGKRLKREALSVTFAGLDIGELSQVPLTRVAEVLAPAAAGRFDTAGDAPSALSRSAVRDQTQRRVAAGGSAHAAAPNVRLTPHLSEEKRIAAQRIAHDVLERVSTLCDLGLGYLALERNTPTLSPGELQRVRLAAQIRSNLFGVVYVLDEPSAGLHPADGEALLRALGRLKDGGNSLFIVEHDLSLMRRADWIVDVGPDAGELGGRVLYSGPPAGLQGVAGSHTARHLFGERPLQTAQRPVTRWLELEAVTCHNLRGVAARFPIGAFTCVTGVSGSGKSSLVSQALVQLASAQLGHEPPPADEEGDDAAREIAELAHGRITAGMEAIRRLVRVDQKPIGRTPRSNLATYTGLFDHVRKLFAATPGARSRRFDAGRFSFNVPKGRCATCEGEGFVSVELLFMPSVYAPCPTCHGARYNEQTLKVQFHGKNIAEVLAMTVGQALEFFADEAALQRPLQLLQDIGLGYLRLGQPATELSGGEAQRIKLATELQRTQRGDTLYVLDEPTTGLHAADVDKLMTQLHGLADAGNTVVVVEHDMRVAAASDWVIDMGPGAGHDGGRQIACGRPTEVARAAGSRTAPYLAEALGTVSGSA